CGCACTAGTTAAAGCTAGTGCGTTTGTTTTTAATTGATTTTTTTAAAAGAATGTTAAATAATCAATAAAAAGACTTAATTCATTCTAAAGATGGATGGAAATAAGGAATAGATGTGTTACATTTGTAATGAATTAAAAAATGAAAAGGTGATGTTATGAATAAATTTAAAAAGATTTTACTAGGTCTTACACTACTTTCAACAGTTGGATTAAGTACGCAAGTTTCGGCTGCAGAAAAAGCGAAAGATGAAGGATGGGATATTCCAAATATCGCATTAGGTAATGGCTTAACAGATGCTGAAAAGCAACAAACACGTGATATTTTAACAAAAGACCTGAGTAAAGTATCCATGTTAAGTGGAGCAAACACTCAGAATATAAATGAATACATTGTTGATGGCAATGATTTAGTGAAATATGTGACCGACGTTCCAGAATTTACCAGTTCGTCAAAAGCTTATTCAAGTGCGTTGATTGCTCGTACAAAAAGTGGGTCAGGTGTTACCGTAGATATTGTGACACCAGATAAAATTACCGCAAGAACTGAAGCAATGTATCGTTCAGCAGCGATTACAAGTGGTGTGTATGATGCCTACATTCGTATTGCAAGCGTTCGACCAATGGATGGTAGTGGTGCATTAGCTGGTATTTATAAGATTTATGATGAAGTAGATCCTGCCTCTAATCAAACAGAACAAAAAGAGCGTGATGAAAAGCGTGAAGTAGCACAAGATCAAATGCAAGTGGTTTCTGCCATTGATCAACAAAACCAAGATAATAAAGATTATTCTTCAGAAAACATCTTAGTCATGTTAGCTGATATTCAAATGGAATTACAAAAAATTAATAAGAAATTAAGTGACATGTCTGATGAGAAAAAGAAACAAGAAGTAACCAATGTGGTTGACGAACAAATTGAGAAAAACGGCCTGCAAGAAGCCATTACACCAGAACTAAAAACGCAAGTCGTCAATAACATGGTGAACTTTACTAATACAAGTGCCATCACAGATAAAGAATTAACCAGTCAATTATCTGGGTTTAAAGATGACATTGTGAAAAATGGTAAAGAATTTAAAGATAATTTATTGTCAGAAGAAAATGTCGAAAAAGCAAAAGGAATTTGGCAAAAGATTAAAGATTTCTTCTCAAACTTATTTAAATAACGTTGAAACTATCTAGTGAAAACTAGGTAGTTTTTTTAATAGACTAGGGGATTATAAGTTCAGCCGTCAATGTCTAGCTCCCAAGTCCTGACCTAGTGAAAAAAAGATAACTTTTCGCCATTGCGCGCTTCGCTGCTCATTCAGGGTCAAATTTCCTATTTTTTCATAGGTCAAGGCGGACTTTTCCCTTTTCTTATACTCACTCACAATAGGACCATCGACTGATTTTTCCAATGCTTTTTTTAGGTATACTTAAATTATTAATGAAAAAGGAGTTATTGAGGATGTCAAAAAAGAAAAAAGTGGTTATTGGGAGTATTATTGGGTTGGTAGTGATTGCTGCAATCGGTGGGAAAATGGTGTTATCGAAAAAAGAGCCAGTAAACACAAAGGAAGAAGAAAAAATTGAGTTTTATACCGTTGAAAATGTTGATCAAGTGTTTATTAATGGTGTGGTAACTCCTGTTATGTCAAAAGAATTTACCAAAGATACAACTCTAGGTAAATTGGGTGATTTAAACGTAAAAAATGGTGAAAATGTCACAAAAGATACAGTGCTTTATCAATACTTAGATGAGACAACAGACTCTCAAATTAGAGACTTGAAATTTCAAATTGAATCAACACAAGCCGAAAAAGAAAAAGCTGCAAGACAAATGCAACTTGAAATAAATGAAATGAATAATGTGTCAACCTCAGAATCAGGAGAAGCTGCCAGTAGCCCTGTATCGAAAGAAAGCATAGAATTAAAATATGATTTAGGTAGTTATGATATTAAAATGAGTCAATTACAAACACAAATTAATGAATTAAGCGAAAAACAGGTTAATAAAGTCATTGCACCTTTTGACGGTCAGGTTATTATTCCACAAGACCAAAACAGAGATAGTGCCATTTTAACGTTATCATCAACTGATTTTTATGTTGAAGGTAGTGTCAATGAGAAAGACTTAGAAAAAGTTAAAGAAAAACAATTAGCGGACGTTAGAACCATTGCGGATAATAAACCATACAAAGGTGAAGTCACTTATGTGTCTAATATTCCAAATACCCAGCAAGCAACAGAAGGTGGTGCATCAAATAGTGGGAATTCTTTATCAACTTACACAGTAAAATTAAGTTTAAAAGATGCAAAAGAAATTCGCAAAGGATTCCATGTACAAGCTTCGATTAAGCTAGAAGATAAAAAAATAGAAATACCAAAAGAAGCCGTAAAAGTAGATGATAAAACGAAAGAAGTTTATGTACTCGTTGATGATTTTGGCACAATTGCAAAACGGGTAGTTGAAACGACCGATCAAGGGGCATCAAAAGATAAAATTATCGTAACAAGTGGATTAGAAGGCTTAGATCGTGTCATTATTTCATCCAAAGCATCTTTAACAGTAGGTGAACCAACTCCTGGAGGTGAAGTTACCGAAAATGAAGGAGGAGAAAAATAATGAGTCACGACAACCCAGTATTAGTTGAGTTAAATGATATAAATAAATACTATCCAGTCGGCAAATCAACACTGCATGTCTTAAAAAATCTCAACCTTACTATTGAGCAAGGCGAATTTATCATGATTATGGGGAAATCCGGTAGTGGAAAAACGACGCTCATGAATATTATTGGATTTTTAGATCAACTATCAGATGGTGAGTATATTTTTGATAATAAAGACGCGTCAGAATTAACTGAAAATCAAAAATCGACTTTAAGAAACGAATACATCGGATTTATTTTTCAACAATTTTTCTTAATACAATCGTTAAATGTGATTCAAAATGTTGAATTACCAATGGTGTATGGTGGAAAGAAAAAAGAAAAAGAACGTCGTCAAATCGCCTCAGACTATTTAGCTATGGTTGGTCTAGAAGGAAAAGAGTTTTCTAAAACGACTGAGTTATCAGGAGGACAACAGCAACGTGTCGCCATAGCTAGAGCCTTAGTTAATGATCCGCTATTAATTATGGCAGATGAACCGACAGGAGCCCTTGATAGTGAAACGAGTGAAGATATTATGAGTATCTTGTCTAATTTAAATAAAGAAGGAAAAACAATTGTCATGGTCACTCATGATCCTGATATGAGAAAGTATGCCACACGAGTGGTTTATATGAAAGATGGTTTATTCCTTACCGAGGAGGAATTTATCAATGCTTAAAAATCTATTATTAAGTACTTTCTTAAGTTTAAGGGCACATAAACTACGTGTTTTTTTAACGATGGTTGGAATTATTATTGGAATCACAGCTGTTGTGACAGTATCAGCAATCGGTGAAGGGATGAAGCAAAGTAGCTTAAAAGTAATGGAATCTACCGATGCTAACGTGATTCGTCTAATCTATAAGGTTGATCAGAGTGATGATAGTATTGGCTTTCAAGACGAAGAGCCGTTTGCGTTTGACAAACTTGATTTAAAACTGTTAAGAGGACTCGATGGTGTTGATACCATTAGTGCTGATTATGGGTTTGGATTCGGTGCTAAAGAGATGGTGACGAGTACACTAAACTATTTTGACACTTCAGGTAGTGGTCAAATTGTGGCAACAAGTAAAACGAATACACCAGTTGGTTTTGGAAATAGTTTTACTACTGAGCAATTAGAATCAAATAGTATTATCATCACGTATGATACCATGCAATCAACGCTAGGCATCCGAAAACCTAAAGATATTATTGGAAGAGCGATTGATGTTGATGGTATAAAATTTTTGGTAGTTGGTGTAAAGCCTAAGATTGATGATGGTGCCATGATAATGGATGATTCCGCCTTTTTTGACGAAGTACCTAAAAAAGCGTTTAATGACCTTGCAAAGAATAAACCAATCAATGCAATCAAATTAAAAATGACAGAACACGGTGATAGACAAGCCGTTATTGATCAAGCAAATACATTACTTAAAGAACAACACCCTAATTTAGTTGGAACATTTGAAGAAGATCGTTCAAATGAACAAGCACGACAACAAATTGAATCGATGCTTCAAGCAGTTGTAACAGGATTATTATTTATTACAGCTATTTCACTTTTAGTTGGTGGAATTGGCGTGATGAATATCATGTATGTGTCTGTTTCTGAACGTAAAAGAGAAATTGGGATTAGACGAGCCATTGGGGCAAAACCCATTACTATTTTATTACAATTTTTATTAGAAGCAGCGTTTATTACACTAATTGGTGGCGTCATTGGGATCTTCTTTGGATGGGGACTTGCAACACTGATTTCCACTTTTGCAGATGGTATTACAGCAATTGTTAGTCCAAGTATGGCAATACTCTCAGCGTCTATTTCAGCAGGAATTGGGTTAATATTTGGTGTTATACCAGCTATTAATGCAGCCAAATTAGATCCTATAAAAGCAATTTATCAATAAATCACACACTTAATTTGTTCAAATCGAGCAAATTAGGTGTTTTTTTGTTCTTTTTCATTTTGTTTATGAATTATTTTTTGCTGTTTTTATTTCATTATAATTTCATTATATTTACCCTTTATAGTTAAGTCATCAAAAGGAGGACATATGATGACAAACATAATTGAAATAAAAGGAGTATCAAAACAATTTAAACATCAAACTGTTTTAGATAATATCTCATTAACGATAGAAGAAGGCACAGTCTATGGCTTATTAGGACCAAATGGGGCTGGGAAATCAACCTTATTAAAAATTATTACTCAAGTAATTAAACCAGATTCTGGAACGATTTACTTTGACTCACATGAATTAAACCAATCTGATTTACTTGAGATAGGGGCGATTATAGAAAGTCCAGCTATTTATCCTAACTTAACAGCTTATGAAAATTTAGACGTTTTAGCGACCTTACTTAATATAGAAAAAACACGTATCAAAGAGGTTCTATCCGTTGTGTCGTTAGAAAACACTGGAAAAAAGCTAGCAAAAGATTTTTCTTTTGGGATGAAACAACGTTTAGGCATTGCGATGGCATTGATTCATCAACCAAGGTTATTGATTTTAGATGAACCAACAAATGGTTTAGATCCTGTTGGGATACAAGAATTAAGAGAGTTAATCAAATCATTTTCAAAACAAGGAATAACCGTGATTTTGTCCAGTCATATTTTAAGTGAAGTACAACAAGTTGCTGATAAAGTAGGGATCATCAATCATGGACATTTACGTTACGAAGGGAAAAATGATATGACGGGTACTCATCTTGAAGACTTGTTTATGACTATCATCAAAAAGGATGGTAAGGATTATGAATAACTATATAAAGGCAGAATTCATTAAAGACAAACGTTCTGCTAATGCGACCTTGATGAAACTTGTTCCAGTGATTGTTGTAGTGTTTAATTTATTGATGGTCAGTCTAATGGGAGTAGCACCAACTGGTAAAAGTTACGTGATGGCAACGACCTTTAATTGGTATCCAATTTTGATTTTACCTGTCATATTAAGTTTATTGGTAGTCAATAGTTGCAGTAAGGAAACACCATCACACCTTGTTAGTCAAAAGAGTTTGGGAGTCAGTGGAAGTAAAATGTTGTTTGCAAAAAATGTGGTGGTATTAGCTGAATTATTTGTTATGTTAATTTTATCTTCTGTACTGGCAGATGGATTAGGGATATTTATTTTTAAGGAAACAATTCACATTAAGACCTTAATCATGGCTACCATCACACTTTTTATAGGTAGTTTGCCTGTTGTTGGCATGTCATTTTTATTATTTTATGTCGTTCATAAAAAAGTGGTGGTTATCTTAATAAACTTTTTATTGGTTTTTCCTTCAGCGTTAATAGCAGTCCAATCAAAATGGGTCTTTTTCCCATGGGCATATAGCTTACGTATGCTTGCACCAATTATAGGGGTCCATCCAAATGGCACATTTTTAACTGAGGAGAATCCATTGATGACTACTCATGCAACTTATTTAGGTATTATGTTAAGTTTAATGGTTTATCTACTTATTTTAATTACTTTGACCATTATTATTAGGAGGAAAGACCATGACTAATCTCTTAAAATCATACTGGCTACGCACTAAAAGGACTCCAGTGAGAGTGTTGATGATCCTTGCACCAATTTTATATTCACTTATCGTGTGTTTGTATTTCTTTTTTTCAAAGACTTTAAAAGGACAAGAAGTTCTCTCGTTTTATGCGATGTTAGCCATTATATCGACTTTTTCATTAAGTCTTCTTGTCCCAATGATTTATGACCCTGATAAAATAGCCAGTCATTATGCCAACGATTTACGAATCGGCATCGACAGACGACGAGTATTTTTTACCCGATTTGTTTTTATCACACTGATTTGTCTAGTGATTATTCTTTTAGCAGTGAGTTTTTTTATTTTTTCCTTACTTGTTACAAATAGTGAGTTTAACCTGATACAAGTTATTACCTTAACAGTTATCCTGTTAATGACATTAATGCCGATGATTGCTATTTATCAGTATTTATCTTTACGATTTAATTATACTGGTAGTATTTTGGTAGGATGCTTAATAACATTAGCAGCAATCTTACTTGGGACAACGAATTTGGGTGAGAGAGTGTGGCTGTTTTTACCCTTTACTTGGCCAATTAAATTAACTTTTGAAGTAGGCAAAGGAACAATGAGTCTTCATATTGTCAGTCTAGTGTTAATAGGGACAGTTTTAGTAATAGCAATCACACTATGGGGATTGTCACTTTGGTATAATAAGTGGGATGGTGTCACACGATTGGAGGAATAGTGATGAAAATATTAGTCATTGATGATGACGAGGATTTATTAAAACTAATAGAAAATGCGTTAAGTAAAGAGTACACAGTGGAGACTAAATTAGGTGCAAATAGAGTTAATCCTGATGAGTTAAAGCATTATGATTTAGTGATATTAGATGTGATGATGCCAGAGATGTCAGGCTTTGACTTTTTAAAACAGTACAGAGAACTAATTGATGCCCCAATCATTCTTTTAACAGCAAAAGATTTTGAAAAAGATAAGCTTGAAGGATTTGCTTTAGGGGCGGATGACTATGTGACCAAACCTTTTTCTATCAAAGAAATAAGAGCACGAGTTGCCGCTCATCTAAGAAGAGAGCAACGACAAAAGCATCATCGACTGATTGATTATCCGGTGTCCTGTGACTTGATTGCCAAGCAGTTTTTTTACGAGGAAACGAAAGTATCACTTACCTCAAGTGAATATGAGTTATGTGAATTACTATTAAAAAATAAAGGGCAAGTTTTTTCAAAAGAACAGCTTTATACGTCTATTTATGGATTAGAAGCAGTGGGAGATAGTCAAACAACGATTACAGAACGAGTGAAGCAGATTCGAGCAAAATTTGATTTAGTTGGCATTAATCCAATTAAAACAGTATGGGGAGTTGGGTATAAATGGCAAATCGAAAAGGACTGACTCGTTTGGTCACAACATACGCTGTGATGGAGTTACTTTATACGTTTTTCGTCATGATTTTTTTCTTTTTACTACTAAATATATTGGTCAATACTGGTATTGTTTACCCAGCTAATTACCCTGAAAGTCAGTTGGGTAAAGTTGAAAAAGACTTTAAATCTGAGAGTTGGACACCAGAACAACTGCCGTTTTTTTATAAGTATGAGTATATTAAAAATGGGCAAGTGGTGGATCGTAACATCAGTGAGACTTATCAACCTTATGTCAAAAAAGCACAAGAAACAGCAAGAGCGTCAAAAGATAGTTTTATTGGGGCAAGAGTGTTTCGATACTACACTACAAATGATAAAGAACTAGTTGTCAGCTACAAATTAAGTCCATTCTTTGCATCACAAAAACTTAATCAGTTGATTCCACATTTTGAAGGTTTTTATTGGCTCGTTGTTTTTTTGGTTTGGATAAGTGGTTTTTTATTTTTGATTGTGAGATTAACTAAGATACTAAAAAGAGAGATTAAAAAAATATCAACAGCCAGTGTCTACATTCAGCAACAAAATCTTGATTATCCAAGAATAAACAGTGACTATAAAGAAATTAATGACGTATTATCTACCATTGATTTATTGGCAAATGATTTAAAGAAATCTCTGCAAGAACAGTGGCAAATGCAAGAAACGAAACGAGACTTAATTGAGTCAGTGACTCATGATATTAGAACACCCATTACGTTAATAAAAGGGAATCTTGAATTGTTAGATGAAGAAGCGTTGACTGCTAGTTCAAGTGAACGGGTGAAAGATATTGAAAAAGGCGTATCACGATTAGAAGTTTACGTTGAAAGATTAAAACAGATTTCAAGTCATGTCACTGAAGAAAAAATGCCAGTGAGTGAAGAGGTGTTAAGTCGTTGGATTGATGTCGCACGTTTATTATGTGACACTCATCAACGACAACTTAGCCTAATGGAAACTGACACAAGTTCTATTCCACTAGAAACTGAAAATGTCACGATGGCGTTACAAAATATAATCAGTAACTCAATCGAGCATTCTAACCTAAATTCAACGATTACATTAGATTTTAGAGATTTAGAGACAGAGTATCGAGTGACCATAACAGATGAAGGAACAGGATTTTCGGATTTATTTTTAGCCTCATCACCTAGTAAATATATGTCAAGTAAGCTAGATAATACGACTTCTCATGGTTTAGGTTTGTATCATGTGAAAGAAATGGTTGAACGACATCATGGGACATTACTCATCGAAAATCGTCCAGAAAAAAATCAAACAGGTGCGAAAGTGACACTAGTATTCGGGAAATAACATCATGAAGCAAGTTAGTTGTGCTAGCTGATTTTTAGTAGTATAGTTACTTACATAAAGTAAGAGTTATACAAAAGAAAGAGGTTGAAGCATATGTCATTTCATAAAAATCCAGTTACCTTTGTTAGTCATGTTGCACTTAAAGTGAGCGACTTAGAAAAATCTAAACGTTTTTATACAGAAGTATTAGGATTAAACATAAAAGAACAGACATCAAACAGTGTGTCATTTACGACAAATGGTCAGGATGTTTTGTTAACGATTACCCAACCAAAAACTATCAACAAAAAACAAGAACAACGAACAGGCTTGTACCATTTTGCTTTACTATTACCAAAACGAGCAGACTTATCTCAAGTCGTGAGACATTTTATTCATCTAGGCGCTCGTTTTGGTGGCGGAGATCATTTAGTTAGTGAAGCCATTTATTTAAATGATCCAGATGGCAATGGGATTGAAATTTATGTCGACAGAGAGGCGAGTGTTTGGCAATGGTCGAATGGTGAAGTTACCATGACGACTGACCCAGTTGATTTTGATGATTTATTAAAAGAATCAGTTAACCCAGTTTGGAATGGTTTGCCAAAAGAAACGGTGATGGGGCATATTCATTTGCAAGTGAATGATTTAGCAAAAAATAAAGAGTTCTATGTTGATGGGCTTGGGTTTGATGTGGTCAGTCGATATGGAAGAGAGGCATTGTTTTTATCTGATTCAAACTATCATCATCATATTGCCTTAAACACTTGGTCAGGGACACAAATTAAACACGCTGAAAAAACAGAAACAGGCATCGAAAGTTATTCAATTGTCTTTCCAAGCGAAGAAAAACGACAAGAGACTGTGGCGTCATTAAGAGAATTAGGTATTCCAGTAATGGAAGAAGAAAATGAGGTTACTGTATTTGATCCGTCAGATATAAAACTAAAATTGATGATTGGTTAAGAAAAACCATCTATCCAAATGTGGGTAGATGGTTTTTCTTTATTCATGCAAGTTTCTTAAAATGAAATAGTTTGTACTAGTACCATATAAAAAATGGTTCCTAATCCTATACTTAAAAAGGTGCTGTGTTTCCACTTATGGATGATGACAATCAGTAAAATTGCGAGTAATTCAGGAAACGCAAAGACTCTTGTGACGGCATCTTTTAGACAAAATACAACTAACAAACCCATCGTGGCATAAGGTAAAACGTTTCCTAGATATGTAATATAAACAGGAGGTGTTTTATTTTCTGGAAATAATATAAATGGTAAAAACCTGGTAAGCATGGTACCAATCACTACAACGCCAATCGTAATGAGTTGGTGTGGAAAAGACATGGTTGTCATCATGTCGTCACCTCCTGTTTATCAAGATTTTTTCTATCTAAAGTAAAAATTAAAATAATTAAAGCCATTGCCGGCAACATAAAATGGTCAGCTCCTAATAAAATTAAACAAATAAATGAACTAATCAATCCAATGAGAGCTGGTCTATGATCGGAGGATTCTTCCCATTGATTGATAAACATGACAACAAATAAAGCAGTCATCACAAATTCAATGCCAGTTGTATCAAATGTGATAACTGAACCAAGTAATGCACCAAGTGTTGCGCCGCCTACCCAATAAATCTGATTTAGTAATGTCACAAAAAACATAAACCATCCTTTATCGACATCTTTTGGTGGTGTGACGGTACAATTTATCGTGAATGATTCATCACACATACCATAAATAAGATAGAACTTTTTCCAACCGGTATTTTTATATTTATCCAACATAGAAATACCGTAAAATATGTGTCTAACATTGACTAAAAGCGTCAAAACAAAGGCATAAAGTGGGTTGTAAGCTGACATGAGTAAATTAGCTGTGACAAATTCCATTGAACCAGCATAGATAAAAAAACTCATGAGCATTGGATACCACACACTAAACCCCATACTACGCATCAAAAAACCATAAGACATTCCTAAAAACAAAAACCCAACACAAATTGGCAGTGTGTAGGGCAGAGCTGTTTCGAACGCTTTTCTTTTCATTCAAGTCAGTCAATTAAAGTGAGTAGTCAAAATAAGCCACGTCGTGTTATAGTTGTCTTAACAATTTAAGAAAGGGTGACCCAAATACATGTACAACTAAATCCTATTTATAAGCAAAATGAAGAAAACGATCGAACAAGCT
This genomic stretch from Vagococcus sp. CY52-2 harbors:
- a CDS encoding DUF1002 domain-containing protein; the protein is MNKFKKILLGLTLLSTVGLSTQVSAAEKAKDEGWDIPNIALGNGLTDAEKQQTRDILTKDLSKVSMLSGANTQNINEYIVDGNDLVKYVTDVPEFTSSSKAYSSALIARTKSGSGVTVDIVTPDKITARTEAMYRSAAITSGVYDAYIRIASVRPMDGSGALAGIYKIYDEVDPASNQTEQKERDEKREVAQDQMQVVSAIDQQNQDNKDYSSENILVMLADIQMELQKINKKLSDMSDEKKKQEVTNVVDEQIEKNGLQEAITPELKTQVVNNMVNFTNTSAITDKELTSQLSGFKDDIVKNGKEFKDNLLSEENVEKAKGIWQKIKDFFSNLFK
- a CDS encoding efflux RND transporter periplasmic adaptor subunit, producing the protein MSKKKKVVIGSIIGLVVIAAIGGKMVLSKKEPVNTKEEEKIEFYTVENVDQVFINGVVTPVMSKEFTKDTTLGKLGDLNVKNGENVTKDTVLYQYLDETTDSQIRDLKFQIESTQAEKEKAARQMQLEINEMNNVSTSESGEAASSPVSKESIELKYDLGSYDIKMSQLQTQINELSEKQVNKVIAPFDGQVIIPQDQNRDSAILTLSSTDFYVEGSVNEKDLEKVKEKQLADVRTIADNKPYKGEVTYVSNIPNTQQATEGGASNSGNSLSTYTVKLSLKDAKEIRKGFHVQASIKLEDKKIEIPKEAVKVDDKTKEVYVLVDDFGTIAKRVVETTDQGASKDKIIVTSGLEGLDRVIISSKASLTVGEPTPGGEVTENEGGEK
- a CDS encoding ABC transporter ATP-binding protein produces the protein MSHDNPVLVELNDINKYYPVGKSTLHVLKNLNLTIEQGEFIMIMGKSGSGKTTLMNIIGFLDQLSDGEYIFDNKDASELTENQKSTLRNEYIGFIFQQFFLIQSLNVIQNVELPMVYGGKKKEKERRQIASDYLAMVGLEGKEFSKTTELSGGQQQRVAIARALVNDPLLIMADEPTGALDSETSEDIMSILSNLNKEGKTIVMVTHDPDMRKYATRVVYMKDGLFLTEEEFINA
- a CDS encoding ABC transporter permease; this encodes MLKNLLLSTFLSLRAHKLRVFLTMVGIIIGITAVVTVSAIGEGMKQSSLKVMESTDANVIRLIYKVDQSDDSIGFQDEEPFAFDKLDLKLLRGLDGVDTISADYGFGFGAKEMVTSTLNYFDTSGSGQIVATSKTNTPVGFGNSFTTEQLESNSIIITYDTMQSTLGIRKPKDIIGRAIDVDGIKFLVVGVKPKIDDGAMIMDDSAFFDEVPKKAFNDLAKNKPINAIKLKMTEHGDRQAVIDQANTLLKEQHPNLVGTFEEDRSNEQARQQIESMLQAVVTGLLFITAISLLVGGIGVMNIMYVSVSERKREIGIRRAIGAKPITILLQFLLEAAFITLIGGVIGIFFGWGLATLISTFADGITAIVSPSMAILSASISAGIGLIFGVIPAINAAKLDPIKAIYQ
- a CDS encoding lantibiotic protection ABC transporter ATP-binding protein, whose product is MTNIIEIKGVSKQFKHQTVLDNISLTIEEGTVYGLLGPNGAGKSTLLKIITQVIKPDSGTIYFDSHELNQSDLLEIGAIIESPAIYPNLTAYENLDVLATLLNIEKTRIKEVLSVVSLENTGKKLAKDFSFGMKQRLGIAMALIHQPRLLILDEPTNGLDPVGIQELRELIKSFSKQGITVILSSHILSEVQQVADKVGIINHGHLRYEGKNDMTGTHLEDLFMTIIKKDGKDYE
- a CDS encoding ABC transporter permease yields the protein MNNYIKAEFIKDKRSANATLMKLVPVIVVVFNLLMVSLMGVAPTGKSYVMATTFNWYPILILPVILSLLVVNSCSKETPSHLVSQKSLGVSGSKMLFAKNVVVLAELFVMLILSSVLADGLGIFIFKETIHIKTLIMATITLFIGSLPVVGMSFLLFYVVHKKVVVILINFLLVFPSALIAVQSKWVFFPWAYSLRMLAPIIGVHPNGTFLTEENPLMTTHATYLGIMLSLMVYLLILITLTIIIRRKDHD
- a CDS encoding response regulator transcription factor translates to MKILVIDDDEDLLKLIENALSKEYTVETKLGANRVNPDELKHYDLVILDVMMPEMSGFDFLKQYRELIDAPIILLTAKDFEKDKLEGFALGADDYVTKPFSIKEIRARVAAHLRREQRQKHHRLIDYPVSCDLIAKQFFYEETKVSLTSSEYELCELLLKNKGQVFSKEQLYTSIYGLEAVGDSQTTITERVKQIRAKFDLVGINPIKTVWGVGYKWQIEKD
- a CDS encoding sensor histidine kinase KdpD, producing the protein MANRKGLTRLVTTYAVMELLYTFFVMIFFFLLLNILVNTGIVYPANYPESQLGKVEKDFKSESWTPEQLPFFYKYEYIKNGQVVDRNISETYQPYVKKAQETARASKDSFIGARVFRYYTTNDKELVVSYKLSPFFASQKLNQLIPHFEGFYWLVVFLVWISGFLFLIVRLTKILKREIKKISTASVYIQQQNLDYPRINSDYKEINDVLSTIDLLANDLKKSLQEQWQMQETKRDLIESVTHDIRTPITLIKGNLELLDEEALTASSSERVKDIEKGVSRLEVYVERLKQISSHVTEEKMPVSEEVLSRWIDVARLLCDTHQRQLSLMETDTSSIPLETENVTMALQNIISNSIEHSNLNSTITLDFRDLETEYRVTITDEGTGFSDLFLASSPSKYMSSKLDNTTSHGLGLYHVKEMVERHHGTLLIENRPEKNQTGAKVTLVFGK
- a CDS encoding VOC family protein, with translation MSFHKNPVTFVSHVALKVSDLEKSKRFYTEVLGLNIKEQTSNSVSFTTNGQDVLLTITQPKTINKKQEQRTGLYHFALLLPKRADLSQVVRHFIHLGARFGGGDHLVSEAIYLNDPDGNGIEIYVDREASVWQWSNGEVTMTTDPVDFDDLLKESVNPVWNGLPKETVMGHIHLQVNDLAKNKEFYVDGLGFDVVSRYGREALFLSDSNYHHHIALNTWSGTQIKHAEKTETGIESYSIVFPSEEKRQETVASLRELGIPVMEEENEVTVFDPSDIKLKLMIG
- a CDS encoding branched-chain amino acid transporter permease, encoding MMTTMSFPHQLITIGVVVIGTMLTRFLPFILFPENKTPPVYITYLGNVLPYATMGLLVVFCLKDAVTRVFAFPELLAILLIVIIHKWKHSTFLSIGLGTIFYMVLVQTISF
- a CDS encoding AzlC family ABC transporter permease, with amino-acid sequence MKRKAFETALPYTLPICVGFLFLGMSYGFLMRSMGFSVWYPMLMSFFIYAGSMEFVTANLLMSAYNPLYAFVLTLLVNVRHIFYGISMLDKYKNTGWKKFYLIYGMCDESFTINCTVTPPKDVDKGWFMFFVTLLNQIYWVGGATLGALLGSVITFDTTGIEFVMTALFVVMFINQWEESSDHRPALIGLISSFICLILLGADHFMLPAMALIILIFTLDRKNLDKQEVTT